The stretch of DNA AAGCCGCGGAGCTTGAGGCCTTGAAGCAGATGCTGGTGCAGATCGACTGGCGGTCATTTGGCGCCCATACCGTGGCGCTGCAACACCGCTACCTGCCGCAAAGCACCACCGAATGGCTGCTGGGCGAGGTGGTCGACGAACTGACCATCACCGAAGGCGGCCTGCGCTACCTGATCGACCTGGGCAAAAAGCAGAACAGTGGGCTGTTCCTCGACATGCGTTACGGCCGCAACTGGGTACGCGAACAGGCTCATGGCCTGCGGGTGCTGAACCTGTTCGCCTACACCTGTGGTTTCTCCGTGGCGGCCATCGAAGGCGGCGCCGAGCATGTGGTGAACCTGGACATGGCCCGAGGCGCCCTGAGCCGTGGTCGTGACAATCACCGCCTGAACGGCCACGACCTGAGCAAGGTGACGTTCCTCGGCCACGACCTGTTCAAGTCCTGGGCCAAGGTCACCAACAGCGGCCCGTACGACCTGGTGATCATCGACCCGCCCTCGTTCCAGAAAGGCAGTTTCCTTTTGACCAAGGACTACCAGCGGGTGCTGCGTCGCCTGCCGGATTTGCTCACGGCCCAGGGTACGGTGCTGGCGTGCATGAACGACCCGGCGTTCGGCGAAGACTTCCTGATCGACGGCGTAACCCGCGAAGCGCCTGGCCTGCGCTTTGACCAGCGGCTGGAAAACCCGCCGGAATTCCCCGATATCGACCCGCAAAGCGGATTAAAGGCACTGGTGTTTCGCCAAGGCTGATGCCGAAACGTCCTGCGCTTGCTACGCTTAACCTACGCCGGGTGGTGAACCTTATCCCACCCTTCCCGGTCGATACCTGCACACTCTGGCCAGATTCGACGGTGCTACCCCGTCGGCTGCCCTGTTTCACCTTTTGGA from Pseudomonas sp. NC02 encodes:
- a CDS encoding class I SAM-dependent methyltransferase; amino-acid sequence: MNPDALATLHTHLLNALQTVPAETRRLFHGRGRCWPGLEQLTVDWLQGVVLVSLFKEPEAAELEALKQMLVQIDWRSFGAHTVALQHRYLPQSTTEWLLGEVVDELTITEGGLRYLIDLGKKQNSGLFLDMRYGRNWVREQAHGLRVLNLFAYTCGFSVAAIEGGAEHVVNLDMARGALSRGRDNHRLNGHDLSKVTFLGHDLFKSWAKVTNSGPYDLVIIDPPSFQKGSFLLTKDYQRVLRRLPDLLTAQGTVLACMNDPAFGEDFLIDGVTREAPGLRFDQRLENPPEFPDIDPQSGLKALVFRQG